The following proteins are co-located in the Streptomyces sp. DT2A-34 genome:
- the nadD gene encoding nicotinate-nucleotide adenylyltransferase, producing MGEQDMPTGPGSGPSNRGKRRLGVMGGTFDPIHHGHLVAASEVAAQFHLDEVVFVPTGQPWQKSHRHVSPAEDRYLMTVIATAENPQFSVSRIDIDRGGPTYTVDTLRDLRALNPDTDLFFITGADALGQILTWRDSEELFSLAHFIGVTRPGHHLDDSGLPEGGVSLVEVPALAISSTDCRARVAKGDPIWYLVPDGVVRYIDKRELYRGE from the coding sequence ATGGGAGAGCAGGACATGCCTACCGGCCCCGGAAGCGGCCCGTCGAACCGCGGCAAGCGCCGCCTCGGCGTCATGGGTGGAACGTTTGACCCGATCCACCACGGCCACCTCGTCGCGGCCAGCGAGGTCGCCGCGCAGTTCCACCTCGACGAGGTCGTGTTCGTGCCGACCGGCCAGCCGTGGCAGAAGAGCCACCGGCACGTCTCCCCGGCCGAGGACCGCTATCTGATGACGGTCATCGCCACCGCCGAGAACCCGCAGTTCTCCGTCAGCCGCATCGACATCGACCGCGGCGGCCCGACGTACACCGTGGACACGCTGCGCGACCTGCGCGCGCTCAACCCGGACACGGACCTCTTCTTCATCACCGGCGCCGACGCCCTCGGCCAGATCCTGACCTGGCGGGACTCGGAGGAGTTGTTCTCCCTGGCGCACTTCATCGGGGTCACCCGGCCCGGCCACCACCTCGACGACTCCGGGCTTCCGGAGGGCGGCGTGTCGTTGGTCGAGGTTCCCGCGCTGGCCATCTCGTCCACCGATTGCCGCGCGAGAGTCGCAAAGGGCGACCCCATCTGGTATCTGGTGCCGGACGGAGTCGTGCGCTACATCGACAAGCGCGAGCTGTACCGCGGCGAGTGA
- a CDS encoding LytR C-terminal domain-containing protein: MNDRYDAGYGDDQYELVGYDEYGRPVYRRVPPQQQPPQQSYDPYAQQGYGYDPYATGRQQPVPPYDPYDTGVTGQQPPTPAYDPYGTGTHHQQQAGGHSAPYDPYGRTATSGQQHRVAEQTAYIPHQAGPVEDPVVQDPQERGERDYRTEQFAFVEEPDSDSEDVIDWLKFTENRTERREEARRRARARVIALVVVLAVAAAGGVGYLWYAGKLPALSSSDSKQGTPTAVGAQKRDVIVVHLHNTKKGGTSTALLVDNTTTNRGTTVLLPNSLALTGDDGTTTTLAKSVDDDGSSGTRDAIDTVLGTEIQGTWRLDTPYLQNLVDLVGNIEVDTDTDVPDPDAKSKGAAPLVRKGEDQTLSGKMAVAYATYSASGEAQNAQLERFGQVMQATLRKLTSDTQGATTTVQTLGMIIEPPLTDKDLGAFLAKLADLAKGGDYKTALLPVQTDGTLSAQASASVVKDVLGGTAKSPDKDAAVRVSVRNASGVKGNTDKARVVLLNGGFTFLEGGSASTAATSKVVYTDAADKDNATEVAKTLGLSSTAVTKGDVSANADVSVVLGQDYEPSSS; encoded by the coding sequence GTGAACGACCGATACGACGCGGGGTACGGGGATGACCAGTACGAACTCGTCGGCTACGACGAGTACGGGCGGCCGGTCTACCGACGGGTCCCGCCCCAGCAGCAGCCGCCCCAGCAGTCGTACGACCCGTACGCGCAGCAGGGGTACGGCTACGACCCGTACGCGACCGGCCGACAGCAGCCGGTCCCGCCGTACGACCCCTACGACACCGGTGTCACCGGTCAGCAGCCGCCCACGCCCGCCTACGACCCGTACGGCACCGGCACGCACCACCAGCAGCAGGCCGGCGGGCACTCGGCGCCGTACGACCCCTACGGCCGTACCGCCACCAGCGGTCAGCAGCATCGCGTCGCCGAGCAGACCGCGTACATCCCGCACCAGGCCGGGCCGGTCGAGGATCCCGTGGTCCAGGACCCCCAGGAGCGGGGGGAGCGGGATTACCGCACTGAGCAGTTCGCCTTCGTCGAGGAGCCCGACTCGGACTCCGAGGACGTCATCGACTGGCTGAAGTTCACCGAGAACCGCACCGAGCGCCGCGAAGAGGCCAGGCGACGGGCACGCGCGCGTGTGATCGCTCTCGTGGTCGTCCTGGCGGTCGCCGCGGCCGGCGGCGTCGGCTACCTCTGGTACGCCGGGAAGCTGCCCGCCCTGTCGTCGTCCGACAGCAAGCAGGGCACCCCGACGGCCGTGGGCGCCCAGAAGCGGGACGTGATCGTCGTCCATCTGCACAACACCAAGAAGGGCGGCACCTCCACGGCGCTGCTCGTCGACAACACCACCACCAACCGGGGCACCACCGTCCTGCTGCCCAACTCCCTCGCCCTGACCGGCGACGACGGCACCACGACCACCCTTGCCAAGTCCGTCGACGACGACGGATCCTCCGGGACGCGCGACGCGATCGACACCGTCCTCGGCACCGAGATCCAGGGCACCTGGCGGCTGGACACCCCCTACCTGCAGAACCTCGTCGACCTGGTCGGCAACATCGAGGTCGACACCGACACCGACGTGCCCGACCCGGACGCCAAGTCCAAGGGCGCCGCGCCCCTCGTACGCAAGGGCGAGGACCAGACCCTCAGCGGCAAGATGGCCGTCGCCTACGCCACCTACAGCGCCTCGGGCGAGGCCCAGAACGCCCAGCTGGAGCGGTTCGGGCAGGTCATGCAGGCCACGCTGCGCAAACTGACCTCGGACACGCAGGGCGCGACCACCACCGTGCAGACGCTCGGGATGATCATCGAGCCGCCGCTGACCGACAAGGACCTCGGCGCCTTCCTCGCCAAGCTCGCCGACCTCGCCAAGGGCGGCGACTACAAGACGGCCCTGCTGCCCGTACAGACCGACGGCACGCTGAGCGCCCAGGCGAGCGCCAGTGTCGTCAAGGACGTCCTCGGCGGCACCGCCAAGAGCCCCGACAAGGACGCCGCCGTCCGCGTGTCCGTCCGCAACGCCAGCGGGGTCAAGGGCAACACCGACAAGGCCCGGGTGGTGCTGCTGAACGGCGGCTTCACCTTCCTGGAGGGCGGTTCGGCGTCCACCGCGGCCACGTCCAAGGTCGTCTACACCGACGCCGCCGACAAGGACAACGCCACCGAGGTCGCCAAGACCCTCGGCCTGTCCTCCACAGCCGTCACCAAGGGCGACGTGTCCGCGAACGCGGACGTCTCGGTGGTCCTCGGCCAGGACTACGAGCCGTCGTCCTCATGA
- the rsfS gene encoding ribosome silencing factor has product MTATDRSLELVTTAAQAAADKLAHDIIAYDVSDVLSITDAFLLASAPNDRQVKSIVDEIEERLLKELGAKPVRREGDREARWVLLDYVDIVVHVQHSEERVFYALERLWKDCPELELPDDAKATRGKAAEHAKLQAAEEAAELGGEWR; this is encoded by the coding sequence GTGACCGCTACCGACCGTTCCCTTGAGCTCGTCACCACCGCCGCCCAGGCGGCCGCCGACAAGCTCGCCCACGACATCATCGCCTACGACGTCAGCGACGTCCTGTCGATCACGGACGCCTTCCTGCTGGCCTCCGCCCCCAACGACCGCCAGGTCAAGTCGATCGTCGACGAGATCGAGGAGCGGCTCCTGAAGGAGCTCGGCGCCAAGCCGGTGCGCCGTGAGGGCGACCGCGAGGCCCGCTGGGTGCTGCTCGACTACGTCGACATCGTCGTGCACGTCCAGCACAGCGAGGAGCGCGTCTTCTACGCGCTGGAGCGGCTGTGGAAGGACTGCCCCGAGCTCGAACTGCCCGACGACGCCAAGGCCACCCGCGGCAAGGCCGCGGAGCACGCCAAACTGCAGGCCGCCGAGGAGGCCGCCGAGCTGGGCGGTGAGTGGCGATGA
- a CDS encoding glycosyltransferase 87 family protein gives MTVIAPPGTHRRAPVALAACLVSFAAFWVAQRAAHVSMIDLMVYRAEGATVRAGGDLYALRATAARLPTTYPPFAALLFTPLTLLDTATMRTLATAGNLALLVAFTALSLRLIGHARGESVWWVAAVAVWCEPVWTTLRYGQINLLLAVLVLWDLSRRPGDRWAGVGIGLAAAVKLTPALFVVFLLATGVVARRRHGRGGSWLRHARLAAAWFTGATLLAAAVLPYDSWRFWTRTVFAAGRVGRAEDTANQALRGVLARLLHTPEPGTAWVVAAAVVGAAGLSVAVAAELRGQRAWAVTSCAVTALLISPVSWSHHWVWCLPVVLLLGTHAYRAAAASMLLVFSSYALWWVPHGPGRHELHQSGIELTLSALYGTAGCLFLVIAGIAVSNPGLGQAVTKVKP, from the coding sequence GTGACCGTGATCGCGCCACCCGGAACTCACCGTCGAGCGCCGGTCGCCCTGGCCGCCTGCCTGGTCTCCTTCGCCGCGTTCTGGGTGGCGCAGCGGGCCGCGCACGTGTCGATGATCGACCTGATGGTGTACCGGGCCGAGGGCGCGACCGTAAGGGCCGGAGGCGACCTGTACGCGCTGCGGGCGACGGCCGCCCGACTGCCGACCACCTACCCGCCGTTCGCGGCCCTGCTGTTCACTCCCCTGACGCTCCTCGACACGGCGACCATGCGCACCCTGGCGACGGCCGGGAACCTCGCGCTGCTCGTGGCGTTCACAGCGCTGTCGCTGCGTCTGATCGGGCACGCGCGTGGGGAGAGCGTGTGGTGGGTCGCGGCGGTGGCCGTGTGGTGCGAGCCGGTGTGGACGACGCTGCGGTACGGGCAGATCAACCTGCTGCTCGCCGTCCTGGTGCTGTGGGATCTGTCACGGCGCCCGGGAGACCGCTGGGCCGGCGTCGGCATCGGGCTCGCCGCGGCCGTCAAGCTGACGCCCGCCCTATTCGTGGTGTTCCTGCTCGCCACTGGTGTCGTAGCCCGGCGTCGGCACGGCCGCGGCGGCTCCTGGCTGCGGCACGCACGCCTGGCGGCCGCCTGGTTCACCGGGGCGACCCTGCTGGCCGCGGCCGTACTGCCGTACGACTCCTGGCGTTTCTGGACCCGCACGGTGTTCGCGGCGGGACGCGTCGGGCGTGCCGAGGACACCGCGAACCAGGCCCTGCGCGGCGTTCTCGCGCGGCTGCTGCACACTCCGGAGCCCGGGACCGCCTGGGTCGTCGCGGCGGCCGTGGTGGGCGCGGCAGGGCTGAGCGTGGCCGTGGCGGCGGAGTTGCGTGGGCAGCGGGCCTGGGCGGTGACCTCGTGCGCGGTGACGGCGCTCCTCATCAGCCCGGTGTCCTGGTCGCACCACTGGGTCTGGTGCCTGCCGGTCGTCCTGCTCCTCGGCACGCACGCGTATCGGGCCGCCGCGGCGAGCATGCTGCTGGTCTTCTCCTCGTACGCCCTGTGGTGGGTGCCGCACGGCCCGGGACGGCACGAACTGCACCAAAGCGGCATCGAGTTGACGCTGTCCGCCCTCTACGGGACAGCCGGCTGCCTTTTCCTCGTGATCGCCGGGATCGCCGTCAGCAACCCCGGCCTCGGTCAGGCCGTGACGAAGGTCAAGCCGTGA
- a CDS encoding NADH-quinone oxidoreductase subunit NuoF family protein, producing MNEALPDVPEVRVVGLPQLTSGFDLVERLDLPMHLKVHGPLEPMGGEQLAKLAENINLKGRGGAGFPFHKKLRSVAEAAIKRGVRPVVVVNGSEDEPACRKDTVMINRAPHLILDGALLCAEALGARTLVVGVTRESTQRSMEAALAERGLSNSRRSALRAWVQRNPVRMVTGAAASLVRSIDGGPAIPSGRKVSASQNGVGGAPTLLSNAETFAQLAIAARIGPERYGNTGLYDEPGTVMLTVSGAVARPMVIEVPTGVPLRYVLQLAGAPPVPQGVLTGGYHGKWIDAATVNEAIVSRNSLDAVGGALGAGAILPITQETCPLGESLRVAQWLAEESAGQCGPCYLGLPAAARGLEDILNGGGPAALEALKQVAKNVKRRGACSHPDGSAMFLESTIKAFTDDLAAHVLGNGCGRPVEGVLPLFEGGRAPSGIPGGAESEENGPSRQKIYVDWTLCRGHGLCADILPEVFQLGADGFPTVAQAKVPRYAEAKALRAVRRCPALALRIEEDTRGQESSRNLPVLSQGRGRRALGR from the coding sequence GTGAACGAGGCCCTGCCCGACGTACCCGAAGTCCGCGTGGTCGGTCTTCCTCAGCTCACGTCGGGCTTCGACCTTGTCGAAAGGCTCGATCTGCCCATGCATCTGAAGGTGCACGGGCCGCTCGAACCGATGGGCGGCGAGCAGCTCGCGAAGCTCGCCGAGAACATCAACCTGAAGGGCCGCGGCGGCGCGGGCTTCCCCTTCCACAAGAAGCTGCGCTCGGTCGCGGAGGCAGCGATCAAGCGCGGCGTAAGGCCGGTCGTCGTCGTCAACGGCAGCGAGGACGAACCGGCCTGCCGCAAGGACACGGTGATGATCAACCGTGCCCCGCATCTCATCCTGGACGGCGCTCTGCTGTGCGCCGAGGCCCTGGGTGCCCGCACGCTCGTGGTGGGGGTCACCCGGGAATCGACCCAGCGCTCCATGGAGGCCGCCCTCGCCGAACGCGGCCTCAGCAACAGCCGCCGCTCCGCTCTACGCGCGTGGGTGCAGCGCAACCCGGTACGCATGGTCACCGGCGCGGCCGCCTCCCTGGTCCGCTCGATCGACGGTGGCCCGGCGATCCCGTCCGGCCGCAAGGTCAGCGCCTCACAGAACGGCGTCGGCGGCGCCCCGACCCTGCTGTCCAACGCCGAGACGTTCGCCCAGCTCGCGATCGCCGCCCGCATCGGCCCCGAGCGCTACGGCAACACCGGCCTGTACGACGAGCCGGGCACCGTCATGCTCACGGTCTCCGGCGCGGTCGCCCGCCCGATGGTCATCGAGGTCCCCACGGGCGTGCCGCTGCGGTACGTCCTCCAGCTCGCCGGCGCCCCGCCCGTCCCGCAGGGCGTGCTGACCGGCGGCTACCACGGCAAGTGGATCGACGCGGCGACGGTCAACGAGGCGATCGTCTCCCGCAACTCCCTGGACGCGGTGGGCGGCGCGCTCGGCGCCGGCGCGATCCTGCCGATCACTCAGGAGACGTGCCCGCTGGGTGAGTCGCTGCGGGTGGCGCAGTGGCTGGCCGAGGAGAGCGCGGGCCAGTGCGGCCCCTGCTACCTCGGTCTGCCGGCCGCCGCGCGCGGCCTGGAGGACATCCTCAACGGCGGTGGCCCGGCCGCCCTGGAGGCGCTCAAGCAGGTCGCCAAGAACGTGAAGCGGCGCGGCGCCTGCTCGCACCCGGACGGCTCCGCGATGTTCCTGGAGTCGACCATCAAGGCGTTCACCGACGACCTCGCGGCACACGTCCTGGGCAACGGCTGCGGACGGCCCGTGGAGGGCGTTCTGCCGCTCTTCGAGGGCGGCAGGGCCCCGTCGGGCATCCCGGGCGGCGCCGAGTCGGAGGAGAACGGCCCCAGCCGCCAGAAGATCTACGTCGACTGGACGCTGTGCCGCGGCCACGGCCTGTGCGCGGACATCCTCCCGGAGGTCTTCCAGCTCGGCGCCGACGGCTTCCCGACCGTCGCCCAGGCGAAGGTTCCTCGCTACGCCGAGGCCAAGGCCCTGCGCGCGGTGCGCCGTTGCCCCGCCCTCGCCCTGCGCATCGAGGAGGACACCCGCGGCCAGGAATCGTCCCGCAATCTGCCGGTCCTCTCCCAGGGCCGCGGCAGACGCGCCCTGGGCCGCTGA
- a CDS encoding cytochrome b/b6 domain-containing protein, giving the protein MNPRRSNSSLPKPGRSAYGVATAAVLLLIPLVVLLGGTWLQEFLNFGAGVLSLVCLTCSVIWGLVAQDRMILNTRQRIIAQGIHRVTAVGSIAFLLVHIGVKLALDHASPIAALIPFSLVIFGGDEIPGSAFLIGLGSLAALLIIFVGITGALRNKFASPAPVAARWRAMHMLAYPAWCAALIHGLFAGRPAKTFFMVCYELCVVAVAAALALRASPRPVKRKFADRLAQLIGNEPGAREDLEESRARAASGSALPGYENQRPSRPSRDERTGPLPGMPSQAPASTESTGGFAAAYRAVSPRSQGRQQPYMADQTSRMDLPLDMQPTETIPRVDGSGSWPIPSPPPVGEAPPSSYDPLSDTGYNIPVYGNSGASGYGSSDVYDTSETNAVFGTYNQNDTYNNSGPATETLPGASYDFDAPGSGEPWNTPSGGFK; this is encoded by the coding sequence ATGAACCCTCGTCGTAGTAACAGTTCGCTCCCCAAACCGGGCCGGTCGGCCTATGGGGTGGCGACCGCTGCTGTTCTGCTGCTCATACCCCTGGTCGTGCTGCTCGGCGGCACCTGGCTCCAGGAGTTCCTCAACTTCGGTGCCGGCGTCCTGTCGCTCGTCTGCCTCACCTGCTCGGTCATCTGGGGCCTCGTCGCCCAGGACCGGATGATCCTCAACACCCGCCAACGGATCATCGCGCAGGGCATCCACCGGGTGACGGCCGTGGGCTCGATCGCGTTCCTCCTGGTGCACATCGGCGTGAAGCTGGCGCTGGACCACGCCAGCCCGATCGCCGCGCTGATCCCTTTCAGCCTCGTGATCTTCGGCGGCGACGAGATCCCGGGCAGTGCCTTCCTCATCGGTCTCGGCTCCCTGGCCGCCCTGCTCATAATCTTCGTGGGCATCACCGGCGCGCTGCGCAACAAGTTCGCCTCCCCGGCGCCGGTTGCCGCGCGCTGGCGCGCGATGCACATGCTGGCCTACCCGGCCTGGTGCGCGGCCCTGATCCACGGCCTGTTCGCCGGCCGCCCCGCGAAGACGTTCTTCATGGTCTGCTACGAGCTGTGCGTGGTCGCCGTCGCCGCGGCCCTCGCCCTGCGCGCCTCCCCGCGCCCCGTCAAGCGCAAGTTCGCCGACCGGCTCGCCCAGCTCATCGGCAACGAGCCGGGCGCCCGCGAGGACCTGGAGGAGAGCCGCGCCCGGGCGGCGTCCGGGTCCGCGCTGCCGGGCTACGAGAACCAGCGTCCGTCCCGGCCGTCGCGCGACGAGCGGACAGGCCCCCTGCCCGGCATGCCCTCCCAGGCTCCCGCCTCGACGGAGTCCACAGGCGGCTTCGCCGCCGCCTATCGCGCGGTCTCACCCCGCTCCCAGGGCCGGCAGCAGCCCTACATGGCCGACCAGACCTCACGCATGGACCTGCCCCTGGACATGCAGCCGACGGAGACGATCCCGCGCGTCGACGGCTCGGGCAGCTGGCCGATCCCCTCCCCACCACCCGTGGGCGAGGCGCCCCCGTCGTCCTACGACCCGCTCAGCGACACGGGATACAACATCCCCGTCTATGGCAATTCGGGCGCATCCGGCTACGGCTCGAGTGATGTGTACGACACGTCTGAGACGAACGCCGTCTTCGGTACGTACAACCAGAACGACACGTACAACAACAGCGGTCCCGCCACTGAAACACTCCCCGGTGCCTCCTACGACTTCGACGCACCGGGTTCGGGCGAACCTTGGAACACGCCTTCCGGAGGCTTTAAGTGA
- a CDS encoding histidine phosphatase family protein — protein MSTTDEVPTGKPGRRVILWRHGQTSWNVERRFQGTTDVALTEAGVSQARRAARLLVSLKPDAIIASDLQRAANTAAELAALTGLEVTHDEGLRETYAGAWQGLTHEEIIERYGEEYAAWKRGEPVRRGGGELETEVADRAAPVVLRHAEKLPDDGTLVVVSHGGTIRTTIGRLLGLEPRCWESLGGLTNCCWSVLGAGARGWRLLEHNAGTLPEPVLGDDD, from the coding sequence ATGAGCACCACCGACGAGGTGCCCACGGGGAAGCCCGGCCGCCGCGTCATCCTGTGGCGGCACGGCCAGACCTCCTGGAACGTGGAGCGCCGCTTCCAGGGCACCACCGACGTCGCCCTCACCGAGGCCGGCGTCTCCCAGGCGCGCCGCGCCGCCCGGCTGCTCGTCAGCCTCAAGCCCGACGCGATCATCGCCTCCGACCTCCAGCGCGCCGCGAACACGGCCGCCGAGCTGGCCGCGCTCACCGGCCTGGAGGTGACCCACGACGAGGGCCTGCGCGAGACCTACGCGGGCGCCTGGCAGGGCCTGACGCACGAGGAGATCATCGAGCGGTACGGCGAGGAGTACGCCGCGTGGAAGCGCGGTGAGCCGGTGCGGCGCGGCGGCGGCGAACTGGAGACCGAGGTCGCCGACCGCGCGGCGCCCGTCGTGCTCCGGCACGCCGAGAAGCTCCCCGACGACGGCACGCTCGTCGTGGTCAGCCACGGCGGCACGATCCGTACGACCATCGGGCGCCTCCTCGGCCTGGAGCCCCGGTGCTGGGAGAGCCTCGGCGGTCTCACCAACTGCTGCTGGTCCGTCCTGGGCGCGGGCGCGCGCGGCTGGCGTCTGCTGGAGCACAACGCCGGCACCCTGCCGGAGCCGGTGCTCGGCGACGACGACTGA